From Sparus aurata chromosome 9, fSpaAur1.1, whole genome shotgun sequence, a single genomic window includes:
- the LOC115587665 gene encoding trace amine-associated receptor 1-like, protein MLIYILLSFSSLLTAALNLLVIISISHFKNLHTPTNLLILSLAVSDFFVGLLMFFQIMLIDGCWFLGDLMCTLYQYVAYVISSASVGTMVLISVDRYVAICHPLHYSSEITQKRVQLCICLCWICFVIFQSLILMDVLKQPGSYHSCIGECTYFLNYIAGLADLTFSFIVPITVIVVLYMRIFVVAVSQARAMRQRLAASRSRRA, encoded by the exons ATGCTGATTTACATTCTGCTGTccttcagctctctgctcactGCAGCTCTTAACCTGCTGGTCATCATCTCTATCTCGCACTTCAA GAACCTCCACACCCCCACcaacctcctcatcctctctctggctgtctcAGATTTCTTCGTTGGCCTCCTTATGTTCTTTCAGATTATGCTCATAGATGGCTGCTGGTTCCTCGGTGACCTCATGTGTACCCTGTATCAGTATGTAGCATATGTTATTTCCTCAGCTTCAGTAGGAACCATGGTGCTCATATCTGTTGACCGCTATGTAGCTATTTGTCATCCTTTGCATTACTCCagtgaaatcacacaaaaaagagtTCAGCTGTGTATTTGTCTGTGTTGGATATGCTTTGTAATTTTTCAAAGTCTGATCTTGATGGATGTATTGAAACAACCAGGCAGCTATCACTCCTGCATTGGAGAGTGTACATATTTCCTTAACTACATTGCTGGACTTGCAGATCTCACTTTTTCCTTCATTGTTCCCattactgttattgttgttttgtatatgaGAATATTTGTAGTGGCTGTGTCTCAGGCTCGTGCCATGCG